The region CTTGCCATTCCTTCCAGACTTAACCCTCCTCCTCCTGTACAGGCCAGGTCCTGCTCCCCCAGCTTCTGGCCCACATACCTGCTGTCCCTGAGTGGGGTAGTCTGCAGGCTGTGCTTTGTAGAAAGGCCACTCCTCATGAGTATAATCGTAAACCCACTCACAAAAATGGTTCCCAATGTCAAAGCCCCTGAGGGAATAAGGTGGACACTCAGCCCCAAATACCCTGGGCAGCTAGGATCAGAGCTACAGGCCCGGTCTGCCTCTCTAGGACACTGTGGGAACAGGCCCACGGGAGGCCACCTGCCCACCCTCACCTGTAGTTGTAACTGCTGTACTCAAAGTCCACCAGCATGAGGCTGTCAGTGCTTTCAGGCGCTGAGAGCAGCAAGATGTTCCCTGGTGGAAAGTGGTGAGGTTCTGGTCACTCCAGGGCCCTCTGGCCCCCCTCACCTGAGGCTGGGAGACTCAGATGCATTCTCTTACCTTCTTGAATATCATTGTGGCAAAAGACCACTGGTGATGGGGTAGTGTCTAGCAGCTTCCTGTAGGGGAACAGGGGCATGGGTCCGGAGCCAGAGTGACAAAGGAGGGTCAGAAGCACTCTCGTGGGCTAGGCCTGGACTCCAGCCCTCAGCAAATCCTGGGGAGGACCCCACTAGGTGCTCACACCCCACACCTCCTGTGCTCTTCTGTCCAGCCTCCTCCCCGACCCCTGCCCCTACCCTGTCCCGTCTGCCCCCACCTGAGGTTGCCCATCTCATCCTTCAAGCTGTACATCTCCAGCAGGTTCATTTGGGGCAGGCCGGTGGCGGGCAGGTCCTGGATCTGCTTTAAGTACCTGAAGCCCAAATAACAGGATACACTCAGTGTGctatccctcccccttctcccctcagCCAGGCTGTCCTGCCCGTTCTGTCACTGAGTGGCTTGTCCGGCAATTTTTGGAAGCCTGTTCTGCAAGAGGCCACGCTAGAGAGTGGGACACTGGCGTCACTCTACTGGAGGGGAGGACAGAGCATCACATACATTCAGTCGCAGCCCAGAGGAATGACTGGTAGCTTGGGGGTTCAGTCATGCGCAGGAGCCCTGAGGAGGCTCCTGACTCACCGCTCCATGGTCCCAAATAGCCAGTGGGGCTCCTTAGTGAAAGGCATCTCCATGCCGTGGAACTTGGCCATCTTCGTGGCAATGGCTGCAGACAACACTGGATCTCGAAGCTCCTGTGTCTTCAGTGGCCGGCTCTGCACCCAGGAACCTATCAGGGTGGTGAAGgggctggggcaggtgggggaagggtgggggaacGGAGGTGGGGGGAGTCAGGGCTTGGGGAAAATTCCCTACCTGGGGTGAGGGATGTGAAGGCAGAcactgggaagggggtggggtggggggggaaggaGGTGCTTCGGGTAGGTCAGGGCCGGGCTCGTACTGGGATGTACTGTTCCAGCCGGCCCTCTGGAAAGACTCCGTAGAGCTGGGGCCCCAGCGACCGCTCTGCAAGTATGGCGAACATCACACTCTCAAGGACCAAGGAGTCCACGCCCTGAAGGAagatggacagtgaagggacCACAGTCACAAGGGGCCAGAGACAAAAGGGTGCTAACACACACAGGGTCGCCTTGCTCCTCCCACCACAGCTGGGACTCACCGCGCGGGGCGGCGCGGGGCGCTCCAGAGCGCAGGCATTGGTTTCATAACGGACAAAATACTTAGCCCCTGAACTTTAGTGTCCACTGCGCAGTGGGGACCACACCACCTGCCAGACTTGAGCGTAGAGTCTCAAGGCCACGGCGGCCCTCACTCGCCCCTCACCTGCAGGATGGCCCCATATAGCCGCAGTAGCACCTCCCGGGGCTCCTCGCCAACGCTGGGCAGGTGGTCCGGCAGCGAGCAGCGGAAGAGCAGGTTGCTGAGGCCTCCGCTGCAGACCCACAACAGGGCGCGCTCATCCCGCCGTCCGCTCCACCGGCCCGGCGTCCAGCCCCCTCGGCCCGCCCCCGGCCCAGGAACGCCGAGAGTCCCCAGGGCCCGAGCCCGACCCGGCCCGCGCACAGGAGGGGCTGACCCCTGACCTCCCACCTCACGGGGTCAACCCTCAGCTCCTCCGGCTGCGCCTGGCGCCAGGCCCCGCCCAAGTACTCTCGGCACCACTGGTGTGCGCGGCGCTCGGCGTCTCGTGAGCGCGCCGAGCCGCGCCGCCGGCTTGGGGCCGCGTCGGGGCACTTAGCCTGCAGCAAGCTGTCCTTGGTCAGGCAGCCTCCGAGAGGCCCGCCTCCGACCACATCGGTCCCCTCGGCCGCCATGGCTCCGGCGCGGCCGGGCCAACGCCCCGTCGCGGCTCAGGCCCTTCGGGCGCGCTCGGCTCCTTCCGGCCGCGCTCGGCTCCGCTTCCGGCCAGCCTGCGCGGCTCGGGTCGCACTCGGGTTCCCCTGGTTCTACTCGGCTCTCGGCGGCGCCGCTCGACTCTCCAGGAGACCTTGCTCCGGGCGCGAGTTCCGACGGCTATGGCCCGCCCCTGCTCAGCGAGAGATAGGCCGTTGTTTGGACCGCAACCCGGAAGCAGGAAATGGCGCGGGCCAATCAGAAGCGTTGTGAACGGTCGGGTCACGTGGGCGAATCACGTGGGCCGGTGGCGCGTCCTAGGAGCGGGTCGGACTGTTTGGGGCGGCTACCTGGCAACGTTCCCCTGAGGCAAGGTGCGCCTTCGCCAGGGTCCGGGAGCGCACAGGGCAGCGTGGGCGGCGGCGGCCCTTCGGTGGACACACTTGGCCCCCGGGGCAGTCGGgcaaggaagttcagttcagtccctctgtcgtgtccgactttttgcgaccccaggaactgtagcaaTCTATATGATTGCTGATATATATATGATACCTATGTATGATTGATacgtatatgtatgtgtgtgtgtgtgtgtgtgtgtgtgtgtatatatatatatgattgaatCTGTATGATACAGCAAACTATACAGGATGGATACATGCCTGCCCTCCGGAGCATCTATAGTTGCAGTGGgagg is a window of Odocoileus virginianus isolate 20LAN1187 ecotype Illinois chromosome 23, Ovbor_1.2, whole genome shotgun sequence DNA encoding:
- the CHKB gene encoding choline/ethanolamine kinase isoform X1, translated to MAAEGTDVVGGGPLGGCLTKDSLLQAKCPDAAPSRRRGSARSRDAERRAHQWCREYLGGAWRQAQPEELRVDPVSGGLSNLLFRCSLPDHLPSVGEEPREVLLRLYGAILQGVDSLVLESVMFAILAERSLGPQLYGVFPEGRLEQYIPSRPLKTQELRDPVLSAAIATKMAKFHGMEMPFTKEPHWLFGTMERYLKQIQDLPATGLPQMNLLEMYSLKDEMGNLRKLLDTTPSPVVFCHNDIQEGNILLLSAPESTDSLMLVDFEYSSYNYRGFDIGNHFCEWVYDYTHEEWPFYKAQPADYPTQGQQLHFIRHYLAEVKKGETVSQEEQRKLEADLLVEANRYALASHFFWGLWSILQASMSTIEFGYLEYAQSRFQFYFQQKGRLTSFHPSS
- the CHKB gene encoding choline/ethanolamine kinase isoform X2: MAAEGTDVVGGGPLGGCLTKDSLLQAKCPDAAPSRRRGSARSRDAERRAHQWCREYLGGAWRQAQPEELRVDPVSGGLSNLLFRCSLPDHLPSVGEEPREVLLRLYGAILQGVDSLVLESVMFAILAERSLGPQLYGVFPEGRLEQYIPSRPLKTQELRDPVLSAAIATKMAKFHGMEMPFTKEPHWLFGTMERYLKQIQDLPATGLPQMNLLEMYSLKDEMGNLRKLLDTTPSPVVFCHNDIQEGNILLLSAPESTDSLMLVDFEYSSYNYRGFDIGNHFCEWVYDYTHEEWPFYKAQPADYPTQGQQLHFIRHYLAEVKKGETVSQEEQRKLEADLLVEANRSMRSLGSSSTSSRRAG